In the Salvelinus fontinalis isolate EN_2023a chromosome 34, ASM2944872v1, whole genome shotgun sequence genome, one interval contains:
- the LOC129834019 gene encoding lysoplasmalogenase-like codes for MDILETAAYDRRQRRNTYCVLFLFLSPFFLAIAVYFYLWIPDSSPSVLAAAIKAAPVISLALLVLSYKGGRSLLGVAGGLIFSAGGDCCLIWPELFLHGMASFALAHLLYSLTFLSTRYSSLSPSSSLSYFFCLLLWLLGGGLYAYLFPFLQKTPDAAALTTGVGVYVALIVLMATLAVRTRRPLIMLGSLIFMTSDLTLALQTFKVTEPLEHGRHIVMTTYYLAQLLIAVGDIKAVEGGDEFAKWKKS; via the exons ATGGACATCCTTGAAACAGCCGCCTATGACCGAAGACAGCGCAGGAACACG tactgtgttctgtttctctttctctcgccaTTCTTCCTGGCCATCGCTGTCTACTTCTATCTGTGGATCCCTGACTCCTCCCCCTCCGTCCTCGCTGCGGCTATTAAGGCCGCCCCTGTCATCTCATTGGCTCTCCTGGTGCTGAGCTACAAAGGGGGGAGGAGTCTCCTCGGCGTGGCAGGGGGCCTGATCTTCTCGGCAGGCGGAGACTGTTGCCTTATATGGCCCGAGCTGTTTCTCCATG GAATGGCCTCCTTCGCCTTGGCCCACCTGCTctactccctcaccttcctctccACTCGTTACTCCTCCCTCAGCCCCTCCTCTTCCCTGTCCTACTTCTTCTGCCTGCTCCTGTGGCTGCTGGGGGGAGGCCTCTACGCctacctcttccctttcctgcAGAAGACGCCGGACGCGGCCGCCCTGACTACCGGCGTCGGGGTGTACGTGGCTCTGATCGTTCTGATGGCTACGCTGGCGGTTCGCACCCGCCGACCGCTGATCATGCTGGGCAGTTTGATCttcatgacctctgacctgacGCTGGCGCTGCAGACCTTCAAAGTGACGGAGCCCCTGGAGCACGGCAGGCACATCGTCATGACGACGTACTACCTGGCGCAGCTGCTGATCGCCGTGGGCGACATCAAGGCCGTGGAGGGCGGGGATGAGTTTGCCAAATGGAAGAAATCTTAG
- the LOC129834007 gene encoding hsp70-binding protein 1-like isoform X1 — MAEDQRNRRHPQNLQGVLRLAVEAGSAADGPALPEPMSEERKEWLKGALAEVAKGQNSEVEQMKECMRVMLRDGGCERGREGEEEGEDEEGETEGALEFLSELCENLDNARDLMTLGGLDLCMSQCLNHPQGSVRWRGAQLIASCAQNMPEVQCHLLSKGALSKLLQLTDSDPHPTVRVKALYAVSCLVREQEVGLRAFLSHDGFSVLMRGMQSDNEKLRTKSSFLLLNLLTVHPEHKDTVLSMGMVQQLVSVLRTPHSSFHEHVLGALCCLVEESPLGLRDCQSPTLGLEEMLNQRAEDLQGRGECQEELEFCKRLRSACFCGRKPDDSGMDR, encoded by the exons ATGGCAGAAGACCAACGCAACAGGAGACATCCCCAAAACCTCCAGGGTGTCCTTCGATTGGCTGTGGAGGCTGGCTCTGCTGCAGATGGACCTGCCCTCCCTGAACCCATGTCAGAGGAG AGGAAAGAATGGTTGAAAGGAGCTCTTGCGGAAGTGGCCAAAGGACAGAACAGCGAGGTGGAACAGATGAAGGAGTGTATGCGTGTTATGCTGAGAGATGGAgggtgtgagagggggagagagggagaggaggaaggagaggatgaagaggggGAGACAGAAGGGGCACTGGAGTTTCTCTCAGAGCTGTGTGAGAACCTAGACAATGCCAGAG acCTGATGACCCTGGGTGGGTTGGACCTGTGTATGTCGCAGTGCTTGAACCATCCTCAGGGCAGCGTGAGGTGGCGTGGTGCCCAGCTCATCGCCTCCTGTGCCCAGAACATGCCCGAAGTGCAGTGCCACTTGCTCAGCAAGGGGGCGCTATCCAAACTGCTGCAGCTGACTGACTCAGATCCCCACCCCACCGTTCGAGTGAAGGCCCTCTACGCTGTCTCCT gtCTGGTGCGTGAGCAGGAAGTAGGTCTCAGGGCCTTCCTGTCTCACGATGGCTTCTCTGTGCTGATGAGAGGCATGCAGTCTGACAACGAGAAACTGAGGACCAAGTCGTCTTTCTTACTCCTCAACCTGCTCACAGTCCACCCAGAGCATAAAG atACAGTTCTCTCCATGGGTATGGTGCAACAGCTGGTGTCCGTTCTACGCACGCCTCACTCCTCCTTCCACGAGCATGTGCTCGGCGCCCTCTGCTG cctGGTGGAGGAGAGTCCTCTGGGTCTGAGGGACTGTCAGAGCCCCACCTTGGGGCTGGAGGAGATGCTCAACCAGCGGGCTGAGGATCTGCAGGGGAGAGGGGAGTGTCAG GAAGAGTTGGAGTTCTGCAAGCGCTTGCGTTCTGCTTGTTTCTGCGGACGGAAACCTGACGACAGTGGAATGGATCGCTGA
- the LOC129834007 gene encoding hsp70-binding protein 1-like isoform X2 encodes MAEDQRNRRHPQNLQGVLRLAVEAGSAADGPALPEPMSEERKEWLKGALAEVAKGQNSEVEQMKECMRVMLRDGGCERGREGEEEGEDEEGETEGALEFLSELCENLDNARDLMTLGGLDLCMSQCLNHPQGSVRWRGAQLIASCAQNMPEVQCHLLSKGALSKLLQLTDSDPHPTVRVKALYAVSCLVREQEVGLRAFLSHDGFSVLMRGMQSDNEKLRTKSSFLLLNLLTVHPEHKVLSMGMVQQLVSVLRTPHSSFHEHVLGALCCLVEESPLGLRDCQSPTLGLEEMLNQRAEDLQGRGECQEELEFCKRLRSACFCGRKPDDSGMDR; translated from the exons ATGGCAGAAGACCAACGCAACAGGAGACATCCCCAAAACCTCCAGGGTGTCCTTCGATTGGCTGTGGAGGCTGGCTCTGCTGCAGATGGACCTGCCCTCCCTGAACCCATGTCAGAGGAG AGGAAAGAATGGTTGAAAGGAGCTCTTGCGGAAGTGGCCAAAGGACAGAACAGCGAGGTGGAACAGATGAAGGAGTGTATGCGTGTTATGCTGAGAGATGGAgggtgtgagagggggagagagggagaggaggaaggagaggatgaagaggggGAGACAGAAGGGGCACTGGAGTTTCTCTCAGAGCTGTGTGAGAACCTAGACAATGCCAGAG acCTGATGACCCTGGGTGGGTTGGACCTGTGTATGTCGCAGTGCTTGAACCATCCTCAGGGCAGCGTGAGGTGGCGTGGTGCCCAGCTCATCGCCTCCTGTGCCCAGAACATGCCCGAAGTGCAGTGCCACTTGCTCAGCAAGGGGGCGCTATCCAAACTGCTGCAGCTGACTGACTCAGATCCCCACCCCACCGTTCGAGTGAAGGCCCTCTACGCTGTCTCCT gtCTGGTGCGTGAGCAGGAAGTAGGTCTCAGGGCCTTCCTGTCTCACGATGGCTTCTCTGTGCTGATGAGAGGCATGCAGTCTGACAACGAGAAACTGAGGACCAAGTCGTCTTTCTTACTCCTCAACCTGCTCACAGTCCACCCAGAGCATAAAG TTCTCTCCATGGGTATGGTGCAACAGCTGGTGTCCGTTCTACGCACGCCTCACTCCTCCTTCCACGAGCATGTGCTCGGCGCCCTCTGCTG cctGGTGGAGGAGAGTCCTCTGGGTCTGAGGGACTGTCAGAGCCCCACCTTGGGGCTGGAGGAGATGCTCAACCAGCGGGCTGAGGATCTGCAGGGGAGAGGGGAGTGTCAG GAAGAGTTGGAGTTCTGCAAGCGCTTGCGTTCTGCTTGTTTCTGCGGACGGAAACCTGACGACAGTGGAATGGATCGCTGA